One stretch of Motilibacter rhizosphaerae DNA includes these proteins:
- the metH gene encoding methionine synthase: MTRPPSPLRQALAERVVVADGAMGTMLQAQDPTLEDFAGLEGCNEVLNATRPDIVRGVHDAYFAVGVDCVETNTFGANWSALGEYDISDRIYELSEAGARIARESADAWSTAEQPRWVIGSIGPGTKLPTLGHTTYAVLRDAYEQNAAGLIAGGADMLLIETAQDLLQVKAAVVGAKRAIAAADRDIVLYAQVTVETTGTMLLGSEIGAALTAIEPLGVDGIGLNCATGPAEMSEHLRHLARHAGVALSCMPNAGLPQLTADGARYPLTPAELADAHDAFTREYALSLVGGCCGTTPEHLRQVVERVRGRAVPERQPAREPGVASLYTAVPFRQDTSYLSIGERTNANGSKAFREAMLEGRWDDCVEIARDQTRDGAHLLDVCIDYVGRDGVADVREVVSRFATSSTLPLVIDSTEPAVVEAGLELLGGRAVVNSVNYEDGDGPTSRFARIMPVVKEHGAAVVALTIDEEGQARTAEHKVRVAARLIEELTGTWGMRVEDIVVDTLTFPIATGQEETRRDALETIEAIREIKRRYPGVQTTLGLSNVSFGLNPAARIVLNSVFLHECVEAGLDSAIVHAAKIVPMARIPEDQRQVALDMVYDRRREGYDPLQRFLELFEGVDAASVRATRAEELAALPLEERLQRRIIDGERNGLEADLQAALDSGLTALQVVNEHLLGGMKVVGELFGKGEMQLPFVLQSAEVMKTAVAWLEPHMEKTDDSGKGTIVLATVKGDVHDIGKNLVDIILSNNGYDVVNIGIKQPVSAILEAAEQHDADVIGMSGLLVKSTVIMKENLEEINGRGTAAKYPVILGGAALTRAYVEEDLAAVYEGEVRYARDAFEGLRLMDAMIGVKRGVPGAKLPELRPRKVTGASLQLTEPEDMPARSDVALDNRVPEPPFWGTRIVKGIHLADYASYLDERATFMGQWGLKSSRGDGPSYDELVETEGRPRLRMWLDRIRSEGLLEAAVVYGYFRAWSEGDDLVVAGEDGGELERFTFPRQRRDRHLCLADFFRPKDSGETDVIAFQVVTMGSRVSDFANELFAANAYRDYLEIHGLSVQLTEALAEMWHARIREELGFGGEDGPLHEMLRGQAYRGSRYSFGYPACPDLEDRAKLVALLRPERIGVSLSEELQLHPEQSTDAMVVHHPEAKYFGV, translated from the coding sequence GTGACCCGTCCCCCCTCGCCCCTGCGGCAGGCGCTCGCGGAGCGCGTCGTCGTGGCCGACGGAGCGATGGGCACGATGCTGCAGGCGCAGGACCCGACCCTCGAGGACTTCGCGGGGCTCGAGGGCTGCAACGAGGTGCTCAACGCGACGCGACCCGACATCGTGCGCGGCGTGCACGACGCGTACTTCGCCGTCGGAGTGGACTGCGTCGAGACCAACACCTTCGGCGCCAACTGGTCCGCCCTCGGCGAGTACGACATCAGCGACCGCATCTACGAGCTCTCCGAGGCGGGTGCCCGCATCGCCCGCGAGTCGGCCGACGCGTGGAGCACCGCCGAGCAGCCGCGCTGGGTCATCGGCTCGATCGGTCCCGGCACCAAGCTGCCGACCCTCGGCCACACGACGTACGCCGTGCTGCGCGACGCCTACGAGCAGAACGCCGCCGGGCTCATCGCCGGCGGCGCCGACATGCTGCTCATCGAGACCGCGCAGGACCTGCTGCAGGTCAAGGCCGCCGTCGTCGGGGCCAAGCGGGCGATCGCGGCGGCGGACCGCGACATCGTGCTGTACGCGCAGGTGACGGTCGAGACGACCGGCACGATGCTGCTCGGCTCGGAGATCGGCGCGGCGCTGACGGCGATCGAGCCGCTGGGCGTCGACGGCATCGGGCTCAACTGCGCGACGGGCCCGGCGGAGATGAGCGAGCACCTGCGCCACCTCGCGCGCCACGCCGGGGTCGCGCTGTCGTGCATGCCCAACGCCGGCCTGCCCCAGCTGACCGCCGACGGCGCCCGCTACCCCCTCACGCCCGCCGAGCTGGCCGACGCGCACGACGCCTTCACCCGGGAGTACGCCCTCTCCCTCGTGGGCGGTTGCTGCGGCACGACGCCGGAGCACCTGCGCCAGGTGGTCGAGCGGGTGCGCGGCCGCGCCGTCCCGGAGCGCCAGCCGGCCCGCGAGCCGGGCGTGGCGAGCCTGTACACCGCCGTGCCCTTCCGCCAGGACACCTCCTACCTCTCCATCGGCGAGCGCACGAACGCCAACGGCAGCAAGGCCTTCCGCGAGGCGATGCTGGAGGGGCGCTGGGACGACTGCGTGGAGATCGCGCGCGACCAGACGCGCGACGGTGCCCACCTGCTCGACGTCTGCATCGACTACGTCGGGCGCGACGGCGTGGCCGACGTGCGCGAGGTCGTCAGCCGCTTCGCGACGTCGAGCACGCTGCCGCTCGTCATCGACTCCACCGAGCCGGCCGTGGTCGAGGCGGGTCTGGAGCTGCTCGGGGGGCGCGCGGTCGTCAACAGCGTCAACTACGAGGACGGCGACGGGCCGACGTCGCGGTTCGCGCGGATCATGCCGGTCGTCAAGGAGCACGGCGCCGCCGTCGTCGCGCTCACCATCGACGAGGAGGGCCAGGCCCGCACCGCCGAGCACAAGGTGCGGGTCGCCGCGCGGCTCATCGAGGAGCTGACGGGCACCTGGGGGATGCGGGTCGAGGACATCGTCGTCGACACGCTGACGTTCCCCATCGCCACCGGCCAGGAGGAGACGCGGCGCGACGCGCTGGAGACGATCGAGGCGATCCGCGAGATCAAGCGGCGCTACCCCGGCGTGCAGACGACGCTCGGGCTCTCCAACGTGTCGTTCGGGCTCAACCCGGCCGCCCGCATCGTGCTGAACTCCGTGTTCCTCCACGAGTGCGTGGAGGCGGGGCTCGACTCCGCGATCGTGCACGCGGCGAAGATCGTGCCCATGGCGCGGATCCCCGAGGACCAGCGCCAGGTCGCGCTCGACATGGTCTACGACCGCCGGCGCGAGGGCTACGACCCGCTGCAGCGCTTCCTCGAGCTGTTCGAGGGCGTCGACGCGGCCTCCGTCCGCGCCACCCGCGCCGAGGAGCTCGCCGCGCTGCCGCTCGAGGAGCGGCTGCAGCGCCGCATCATCGACGGCGAGCGCAACGGCCTCGAGGCCGACCTCCAGGCCGCGCTCGACTCCGGGCTCACCGCCCTGCAGGTGGTCAACGAGCACCTGCTCGGCGGGATGAAGGTCGTCGGCGAGCTGTTCGGCAAGGGCGAGATGCAGCTGCCCTTCGTGCTGCAGAGCGCCGAGGTCATGAAGACCGCGGTGGCCTGGCTCGAGCCGCACATGGAGAAGACCGACGACTCCGGCAAGGGCACGATCGTGCTCGCCACGGTCAAGGGCGACGTCCACGACATCGGCAAGAACCTCGTCGACATCATCCTGTCCAACAACGGCTACGACGTCGTCAACATCGGCATCAAGCAGCCGGTCTCGGCGATCCTCGAGGCCGCCGAGCAGCACGACGCCGACGTCATCGGGATGTCCGGGCTGCTCGTGAAGTCGACCGTGATCATGAAGGAGAACCTCGAGGAGATCAACGGGCGCGGCACCGCCGCGAAGTACCCCGTGATCCTCGGGGGAGCGGCGCTCACCAGGGCGTACGTCGAGGAGGACCTGGCCGCGGTCTACGAGGGCGAGGTGCGCTACGCGCGCGACGCGTTCGAGGGCCTGCGCCTCATGGACGCGATGATCGGGGTCAAGCGCGGCGTGCCCGGCGCGAAGCTCCCCGAGCTGCGGCCGCGCAAGGTGACCGGCGCGTCGCTGCAGCTGACCGAGCCCGAGGACATGCCGGCCCGCTCGGACGTCGCGCTCGACAACCGCGTGCCGGAGCCGCCGTTCTGGGGGACCCGCATCGTCAAGGGGATCCACCTCGCCGACTACGCGTCCTACCTCGACGAGCGCGCGACGTTCATGGGCCAGTGGGGGCTGAAGTCCTCGCGCGGCGATGGCCCGTCCTACGACGAGCTCGTCGAGACCGAGGGGCGGCCGCGGCTGCGGATGTGGCTCGACCGCATCCGCTCCGAGGGCCTGCTCGAGGCCGCGGTCGTCTACGGCTACTTCCGCGCCTGGAGCGAGGGCGACGACCTCGTCGTCGCGGGCGAGGACGGCGGGGAGCTCGAGCGCTTCACGTTCCCGCGCCAGCGCCGCGACCGTCACCTGTGCCTGGCGGACTTCTTCCGGCCCAAGGACTCGGGGGAGACCGACGTCATCGCCTTCCAGGTGGTGACGATGGGCTCGCGCGTCAGCGACTTCGCCAACGAGCTGTTCGCGGCGAACGCGTACCGCGACTACCTCGAGATCCACGGGCTCTCGGTGCAGCTGACCGAGGCCCTGGCCGAGATGTGGCACGCCCGCATCCGCGAGGAGCTCGGCTTCGGCGGCGAGGACGGCCCGCTGCACGAGATGCTGCGCGGCCAGGCCTACCGCGGCTCGCGCTACTCATTCGGCTACCCCGCGTGCCCCGACCTCGAGGACCGGGCGAAGCTCGTCGCGCTGCTCAGGCCCGAGCGGATCGGCGTCAGCCTGTCCGAGGAGCTCCAGCTGCACCCGGAGCAGTCGACCGACGCCATGGTCGTGCACCACCCCGAGGCCAAGTACTTCGGCGTCTGA
- a CDS encoding HAD family hydrolase, with translation MSDLQAVFFDMDGTLVHTESTWLDAEIAVAEQLGGTWTPEDQAAHVGGPLPKVGASILRSAGRDDLTPDEVGELLNAEVERLLRTGPVHWMPGAKELLDEVLAAGVPVALVSASYRRLVDAVLAAVGDAFTTTVAGDEVAELKPAPHAYLEAARRLGVEPARCVVLEDSPTGVRAGEAAGCPVVAVPSVAPVEPAPGRTVVTSLEQVDLDRLRRLVR, from the coding sequence GTGAGCGACCTGCAGGCCGTCTTCTTCGACATGGACGGCACCCTCGTGCACACCGAGAGCACCTGGCTCGACGCCGAGATCGCCGTCGCCGAGCAGCTCGGCGGGACGTGGACGCCGGAGGACCAGGCGGCGCACGTCGGCGGGCCGCTGCCCAAGGTGGGCGCGTCGATCCTGCGCAGCGCGGGGCGCGACGACCTCACCCCCGACGAGGTGGGTGAGCTGCTCAACGCCGAGGTCGAGCGGCTGCTGCGCACGGGCCCCGTCCACTGGATGCCCGGCGCCAAGGAGCTCCTCGACGAGGTGCTCGCCGCGGGCGTGCCGGTCGCGCTCGTGTCCGCGTCGTACCGCCGGCTGGTCGACGCGGTCCTCGCGGCCGTGGGCGACGCGTTCACCACGACGGTCGCCGGGGACGAGGTGGCGGAGCTGAAGCCCGCGCCGCACGCGTACCTCGAGGCGGCGCGGCGCCTCGGTGTCGAGCCCGCCCGATGCGTGGTGCTCGAGGACTCCCCGACCGGCGTACGCGCCGGCGAGGCCGCCGGCTGCCCGGTCGTCGCCGTCCCGTCGGTCGCCCCGGTGGAGCCGGCACCCGGCCGCACGGTCGTCACCTCGCTCGAGCAGGTCGACCTCGACCGGCTGCGCAGGCTCGTGCGCTGA
- a CDS encoding ABC transporter permease, whose translation MLNATVKGLLAHKLRLALSAIAVVLGVAFVAGSFVFTDTLRKTFDGIFDQATADVVVQPKAAFETDTFGGGQQPDLTLPAALLPRLRAVPGVAEVNGDVNLDGVRVLDGEGKTVGNAQAPGIGTDWSGGAHSPLKLVTGRVPQHTGEVAIDTTAAKDGHIAVGQRVTLLMPQGPRQQATVVGLMKFGSSGSLAGATITAFDPATAQALLGKGDVYSSFSVWREDGTSDAQLKSAVSAALQGADTGTQKLEVLTHQEAADQQSSDIQTGLSFITTFLLVFAGVALFVGSFIILNTFSMIVAQRTRELALLRALGASRRQVTRSVLLEALVVGLVGSIIGVALGMGLAVGLRALFKALGIDFGTGGLVLAPRTVVVGLLVGVVVTVLASWAPARRAAKVAPVAALRDDQAMGSESLRRRSTIGAVITVLGAAGLAGALATDGSTSGWLLAAGAVGLLVGVIVLSPVIGVPVVRVLGAPFARLRGSVGTLSSRNAQRNPRRTAATASALMIGLALVTGIGVIASSANASVGKLVADALGSQYVVSDPSFAPFSTDVGNQLAKVPGVSGVVRERFGSAQINGKGASVAADDAAGFTDAVHLQVVSGSADALSQGKAIVLTDTAKSHHVGVGSPLRITFPSGQSTTIAVGAVVKANAALQSWTIPLSTWDTLGGAQHDQFLYVSLASGAKDATVRPELDRVMGQYPNLQLQDQKQFGDAQRKSVDQLLALIYGLLGLAIVIAVLGIINTLALSVVERTREIGLLRAVGMSRRQLRRMVRYESVVISVFGAVLGIVLGLVLGLVLLQMVRSSGLSATRVPGVQIVVFLVLAAVVGVLAAVWPARRASRLDVLRAIAAD comes from the coding sequence GTGCTGAACGCCACCGTCAAGGGCCTGCTGGCCCACAAGCTCAGACTCGCGCTGAGCGCCATCGCCGTCGTGCTCGGCGTCGCGTTCGTCGCCGGGTCCTTCGTCTTCACCGACACTCTCCGCAAGACCTTCGACGGCATCTTCGACCAGGCCACCGCCGACGTCGTGGTCCAGCCGAAGGCCGCCTTCGAGACCGACACGTTCGGCGGGGGCCAGCAGCCCGACCTCACCCTGCCGGCCGCCCTGCTCCCCCGCCTCCGGGCCGTCCCGGGTGTGGCGGAGGTGAACGGCGACGTCAACCTCGACGGCGTGCGCGTGCTCGACGGCGAGGGCAAGACCGTCGGCAACGCCCAGGCACCCGGGATCGGGACCGACTGGAGCGGCGGCGCCCACTCGCCGCTCAAGCTCGTCACCGGGCGGGTGCCGCAGCACACCGGCGAGGTGGCCATCGACACCACGGCGGCGAAGGACGGGCACATCGCCGTCGGGCAGCGGGTCACCCTGCTCATGCCGCAGGGGCCGCGCCAGCAGGCGACCGTCGTGGGGCTGATGAAGTTCGGCAGCAGCGGAAGCCTGGCCGGCGCCACCATCACGGCCTTCGACCCGGCGACCGCGCAGGCCCTGCTCGGCAAGGGCGACGTCTACAGCTCGTTCTCCGTGTGGCGCGAGGACGGCACGAGCGACGCGCAGCTGAAGTCGGCCGTCAGCGCGGCGCTCCAGGGCGCGGACACCGGCACGCAGAAGCTCGAGGTGCTGACCCACCAGGAAGCCGCGGACCAGCAGTCCAGCGACATCCAGACGGGGCTCAGCTTCATCACGACGTTCCTGCTGGTCTTCGCCGGCGTCGCGCTGTTCGTCGGCTCGTTCATCATCCTCAACACGTTCTCGATGATCGTGGCGCAGCGGACGCGGGAGCTCGCGCTGCTGCGGGCCCTCGGCGCCTCGCGCCGCCAGGTGACGCGCTCGGTGCTGCTCGAGGCGCTCGTCGTCGGCCTCGTCGGCAGCATCATCGGGGTCGCGCTCGGGATGGGCCTCGCCGTCGGACTGCGGGCGCTGTTCAAGGCCCTCGGCATCGACTTCGGCACGGGAGGGCTCGTGCTCGCCCCGCGTACGGTCGTCGTCGGGCTGCTCGTCGGCGTGGTCGTCACCGTCCTCGCCTCCTGGGCCCCGGCCCGGCGCGCGGCGAAGGTCGCGCCCGTCGCCGCCCTGCGCGACGACCAGGCGATGGGCTCGGAGAGCCTGCGGCGCCGCAGCACGATCGGCGCCGTCATCACCGTGCTGGGTGCCGCCGGCCTCGCAGGGGCGCTCGCGACCGACGGCAGCACCTCGGGCTGGCTGCTCGCCGCCGGCGCCGTGGGCCTGCTCGTGGGCGTCATCGTGCTCAGCCCCGTCATCGGGGTCCCGGTGGTGCGCGTGCTCGGCGCGCCCTTCGCCCGCCTGCGCGGTTCCGTGGGCACACTGTCCTCGCGCAACGCCCAGCGCAACCCGCGGCGCACGGCGGCGACGGCCTCCGCGCTGATGATCGGGCTCGCGCTCGTGACGGGCATCGGTGTCATCGCCTCGTCGGCCAACGCCTCGGTCGGCAAGCTGGTCGCCGACGCCCTGGGGTCGCAGTACGTCGTCTCCGACCCGTCGTTCGCGCCCTTCAGCACCGACGTCGGCAACCAGCTGGCCAAGGTCCCCGGGGTGTCCGGCGTCGTCCGGGAGCGGTTCGGCAGCGCCCAGATCAACGGCAAGGGCGCGTCGGTGGCGGCCGACGACGCGGCGGGCTTCACCGACGCGGTGCACCTGCAGGTCGTGTCCGGCTCCGCCGACGCGCTCTCGCAGGGCAAGGCGATCGTCCTCACCGACACCGCGAAGTCGCACCACGTCGGTGTCGGCAGCCCGCTGCGCATCACGTTCCCGAGCGGGCAGTCCACCACCATCGCGGTCGGCGCGGTCGTCAAGGCGAACGCCGCACTGCAGTCCTGGACGATCCCGCTGAGCACGTGGGACACGCTGGGCGGGGCCCAGCACGACCAGTTCCTCTACGTCTCGCTGGCCTCCGGCGCCAAGGACGCCACGGTGCGGCCGGAGCTCGACAGGGTCATGGGGCAGTACCCGAACCTCCAGCTGCAGGACCAGAAGCAGTTCGGCGACGCCCAGCGCAAGTCCGTCGACCAACTGCTCGCGCTGATCTACGGCCTGCTGGGGCTGGCCATCGTCATCGCCGTGCTCGGCATCATCAACACGCTGGCGCTGTCGGTGGTGGAGCGCACGCGGGAGATCGGCCTGCTCCGGGCGGTCGGGATGAGCCGGCGCCAGCTGCGCCGCATGGTGCGCTACGAGTCCGTCGTCATCTCGGTCTTCGGCGCCGTGCTCGGGATCGTGCTGGGCCTCGTGCTCGGCCTGGTGCTGCTGCAGATGGTGCGCAGCAGCGGGCTCTCGGCGACGCGGGTCCCGGGCGTGCAGATCGTGGTGTTCCTCGTGCTGGCCGCGGTCGTCGGCGTGCTCGCCGCGGTCTGGCCCGCGCGGCGCGCCTCGCGCCTCGACGTCCTGCGGGCGATCGCGGCCGACTGA
- a CDS encoding ABC transporter ATP-binding protein has translation MSTSTIDRTGTAARAVHLSKVYGTGDTRVVALDDVSVDFGRGQFTAIMGPSGSGKSTLMHCVAGLDTATGGSIVIGDVDLTSLDDKRLTRLRRDKIGFIFQSFNLLPTLTAVENITLPLDIAGRKVDKEWLDVVVDTVGLRDRLGHKPTQLSGGQQQRVACARALASRPEIIFADEPTGNLDSRAGAEVLGFLRRSVREMGQTIVMVTHDPVAAAYADRVLFLADGRVVDEMHQPTADLVLERMKQFDAHGRRS, from the coding sequence ATGAGCACCTCGACCATCGACCGCACCGGCACGGCCGCGCGGGCCGTGCACCTCAGCAAGGTCTACGGCACCGGGGACACCCGGGTCGTCGCGCTCGACGACGTCTCCGTCGACTTCGGCCGCGGCCAGTTCACCGCGATCATGGGCCCGTCCGGGTCCGGCAAGTCCACCCTCATGCACTGCGTGGCCGGCCTCGACACCGCGACCGGCGGCAGCATCGTCATCGGGGACGTCGACCTGACGAGCCTCGACGACAAGCGGCTGACGCGGCTGCGCCGCGACAAGATCGGGTTCATCTTCCAGTCGTTCAACCTGCTGCCGACGCTGACCGCGGTCGAGAACATCACGCTCCCCCTGGACATCGCCGGCCGCAAGGTCGACAAGGAGTGGCTCGACGTCGTCGTCGACACCGTCGGGCTGCGCGACCGCCTGGGTCACAAGCCGACCCAGCTCTCCGGCGGCCAGCAGCAGCGCGTGGCGTGCGCCCGCGCGCTCGCCAGCCGCCCGGAGATCATCTTCGCCGACGAGCCGACCGGCAACCTCGACTCGCGCGCCGGTGCCGAGGTCCTCGGCTTCCTGCGGCGCAGCGTGCGCGAGATGGGGCAGACGATCGTCATGGTGACCCACGACCCGGTCGCCGCCGCGTACGCCGACCGCGTGCTGTTCCTCGCCGACGGCCGTGTGGTCGACGAGATGCACCAGCCGACGGCGGACCTCGTGCTCGAGCGGATGAAGCAGTTCGACGCGCACGGCCGGAGGTCCTGA
- a CDS encoding response regulator: MTSPIRLLLVDDQPLLRTGFRMILESEPDLEIVGEAGDGVEAVERARALRPDVVLMDIRMPRMDGVEATRRIVGDASLPSRVLVLTTFDLDEYVVEALRAGASAFLLKDVPAADLVDAIRIVDAGDAVVAPRVTRRLLDMFAESLPSSSAPALPEAAARLTERELEVLRLVARGLSNGEIATELFVSETTVKTHVGHVLTKLGLRDRVQACVFAYESGLVRPGAG, encoded by the coding sequence ATGACGTCCCCGATCCGCCTGCTGCTGGTGGACGACCAGCCGCTGCTCCGGACCGGCTTCCGGATGATCCTCGAGAGCGAGCCCGACCTGGAGATCGTCGGCGAGGCCGGCGACGGCGTCGAGGCGGTCGAGCGGGCGCGGGCGCTGCGCCCCGACGTCGTGCTCATGGACATCCGCATGCCGCGCATGGACGGCGTCGAGGCGACCCGGCGCATCGTCGGCGACGCGAGCCTGCCCTCGCGCGTGCTGGTGCTGACGACCTTCGACCTCGACGAGTACGTCGTGGAGGCCCTGCGCGCCGGCGCGAGCGCGTTCCTGCTGAAGGACGTGCCGGCCGCCGACCTCGTCGACGCGATCCGCATCGTCGACGCCGGTGACGCCGTCGTCGCACCGCGGGTCACGCGCCGGCTGCTCGACATGTTCGCCGAGTCGCTGCCCTCCTCGAGCGCGCCCGCGCTGCCGGAGGCCGCCGCCCGGCTCACCGAGCGCGAGCTCGAGGTGCTGCGCCTCGTGGCGCGCGGGCTGTCCAACGGCGAGATCGCGACCGAGCTGTTCGTCTCCGAGACCACCGTGAAGACCCACGTCGGCCACGTGCTGACCAAGCTCGGCCTGCGCGACCGGGTGCAGGCGTGCGTGTTCGCCTACGAGAGCGGGCTCGTCCGCCCCGGGGCCGGCTGA
- a CDS encoding sensor histidine kinase, with amino-acid sequence MNRWGEAVRAWWRAHPALLDLLLAAVIVLLGGLSLPDEVHDAATDPTAGHRLHGPDGLAVLLMLGSTLPVATRRRSPLGSYAVVLVSATVAAAAHYPAGIAGVSGLVLLYSVGVLLERTPALVALGAGAAAYVAVSLLDPYDDTFIGGVVNGGIYVAAWALGRTIRYRRAYTRELEARAERLQADRDVQLRATLVEERARIARELHDVVAHSLSVMTVQAAAAQRTADRDLERSKEAMAAVESTGRAALVEMRRIVGVLREQDTDHAAPARLAPQPGLADLPELIGKVREAGLEVEMDLAGAPARLPAGVDLTVYRIVQEALTNTLKHAGPTSACVRVSCWDSSVDVEVEDSGRGAAAFSSPTGRSGHGLVGMQERVALYGGSLRVGPRPGGGYSVSARIPVDVGGPTRAVHHQEEAPR; translated from the coding sequence ATGAATCGGTGGGGCGAGGCCGTCCGGGCCTGGTGGCGCGCCCACCCCGCCCTGCTCGACCTGCTGCTCGCGGCCGTCATCGTCCTGCTCGGCGGGCTGAGCCTGCCCGACGAGGTGCACGACGCGGCCACGGACCCGACGGCCGGGCACCGGCTGCACGGCCCCGACGGGCTGGCGGTCCTGCTCATGCTCGGGAGCACGCTGCCCGTGGCGACGCGCCGGCGCTCGCCGCTCGGCTCGTACGCCGTGGTCCTCGTCTCGGCCACCGTCGCCGCGGCCGCGCACTACCCCGCCGGCATCGCCGGGGTCAGCGGGCTGGTCCTGCTCTACTCCGTGGGCGTGCTGCTCGAGCGCACCCCGGCGCTCGTCGCGCTCGGGGCGGGCGCGGCGGCGTACGTCGCGGTCTCGCTGCTCGACCCGTACGACGACACCTTCATCGGCGGGGTCGTCAACGGCGGCATCTACGTCGCGGCGTGGGCGCTCGGGCGGACCATCCGCTACCGGCGGGCCTACACCCGTGAGCTCGAGGCGCGGGCGGAGCGGCTGCAGGCCGACCGCGACGTCCAGCTGCGGGCGACGCTCGTCGAGGAGCGCGCCCGGATCGCCCGCGAGCTGCACGACGTCGTCGCGCACAGCCTGTCGGTCATGACGGTGCAGGCCGCGGCGGCGCAGCGCACCGCGGACCGCGACCTCGAGCGCTCGAAGGAGGCGATGGCCGCGGTCGAGTCCACCGGCCGGGCCGCGCTGGTGGAGATGCGCCGCATCGTCGGCGTGCTGCGCGAGCAGGACACCGACCACGCTGCGCCCGCGCGCCTCGCGCCGCAGCCGGGGCTGGCCGACCTGCCGGAGCTCATCGGCAAGGTCCGCGAGGCCGGCCTCGAGGTCGAGATGGACCTCGCCGGGGCGCCCGCGCGGCTGCCCGCCGGCGTGGACCTCACGGTCTACCGGATCGTGCAGGAGGCGCTGACCAACACCCTCAAGCACGCCGGCCCCACCTCCGCCTGCGTGCGCGTGAGCTGCTGGGACTCCTCGGTCGACGTCGAGGTCGAGGACTCCGGCCGCGGGGCCGCGGCGTTCTCCAGCCCCACCGGGCGCTCCGGCCACGGGCTGGTCGGGATGCAGGAGCGCGTGGCCCTCTACGGTGGCTCCCTGCGCGTGGGTCCGCGGCCCGGCGGGGGCTACTCCGTCTCGGCCCGGATCCCCGTCGACGTCGGCGGCCCGACCCGGGCCGTCCACCACCAGGAGGAAGCGCCGCGATGA